GCTTTACTTCGAGACCGGCCTTCGTCACGCCCCGAACTTCACGTTGCTGGGAGTGGAGCTGGCCCGGCTGGACGCAAAGGAGGGGCGCTATTCGGAGGCACGCACCCGGTTGCAGGATGTGCTTGAATGCAAGAGCCCGCTGTACGAAGCGGCGTACTTGCTGAATGACAAGCCCGAGGCCGACAGCATGCTGGCAGCGCTCCACCGACCCCGGTCAGAACGATCCTGACCTGCGCCCACGCCGATCAGGAACCGGCCATCCCAACCCGTCGATCGCTTGACGTCGGCACGCCTCCGGCTTGACAGCATCCCTCTCTCGTCGATACTTTCTCAGCATGTTCCGGGTAGACACTGACTGGAGGCTGTGATGTTCCGACCTTCGAACCAGAAGATATCAGGCGCGCTTCTCGTCGCCACGCTCGCGACGGCTGCGCTTGCCCTCGGCCCGCTGTCGGCCCACTCCGAGCTCGACTCACTCGGCCGACAGGCCTATCGCGTGCTCTGGGAGTTCCACCCGGTGAACGCGACCTGTTCCGGGTTCCACGAATTCGACGGGAGGCTCGGCGACTATTCGCCGGCCCGCGTCGCCACGTTCAGGCTGCGGCTCAACCGCTTCCTCGCGCGACTCGATAGCCTCGACACGCTCCGTCTGTCGATCGACGACCGCATCGACCGGCTACTGCTCATCTCAAACCTGAAGGTGGAACTCTTCTGGCTGGACCGTGTCAGACTGCTTGAGTGCAACCCTCAGTTCTACTCGGACGAGTGCATCGGGGGCGTATACTACGTGCTGCTCCGCGACTTCGCGCCGCTGCCGGACCGCGCCCGGCGCGCGGCCGCACGCCTTGAAGATGTTCCGCGTTTCATCAAACAGGCCCGCGCCAACATCAAGTCGCCGCCGAAGCTCTACGCCGAAGCGGCGATTGACGAACTGAAGGACGCCGAGGACTTCTTCCGGGAGAGCGCAACCGAGATCGGCAGGCAGGTCCCGGACCTCTCCGCGCGGCTTGCTGCTGATGCGGACCGGGCTGCTGCCTCGGTGCGAGCCTGGCGTACCGAGCTTGAGACGGCGCTCCCCGGGCTCAAGGACAGCTTCGCGATGGGAAAGACGAACTTCGACTACCTGTTGGCGACCGATGAGTTCCTCGACTTCGACTCCGACTCGCTGCTGCTCATGGGTGAGAACCTGCTCGCTCAGACCGACTCGACCATGAAAGCACTGCACGCGCAGGAATCGGCAAGCATAAGCCGCCACCCTCTCCAGCCGCCTGAGGACGAACCGGCCCCGCCCGGGTTCTCCAAACAGGACATTCTTGCCGACGAGCAGGCCGAGGTCGACTCGATGCGTGCCTGGGTCGAGCAGAGCGGCTATGCCACGGTGCCGGCCTGGGTCGGCCCCGTGCGCGTCGTCGAGACGCCGCCATTCCTGCGCCGGGTGATTCCGGGCATCGCGATGGAGGGCGCGGCCCCGCTCGACAGCGTGCCGGTCGGCTACATGTACATCCCGCCGCTGCCGGACCGGCTCGATTCAGCCCAGCGCATCCGGTACTACAACGCCGGCCGCCGACACGGCTACCGCGGCGGCATCG
The bacterium genome window above contains:
- a CDS encoding DUF885 domain-containing protein, yielding MFRPSNQKISGALLVATLATAALALGPLSAHSELDSLGRQAYRVLWEFHPVNATCSGFHEFDGRLGDYSPARVATFRLRLNRFLARLDSLDTLRLSIDDRIDRLLLISNLKVELFWLDRVRLLECNPQFYSDECIGGVYYVLLRDFAPLPDRARRAAARLEDVPRFIKQARANIKSPPKLYAEAAIDELKDAEDFFRESATEIGRQVPDLSARLAADADRAAASVRAWRTELETALPGLKDSFAMGKTNFDYLLATDEFLDFDSDSLLLMGENLLAQTDSTMKALHAQESASISRHPLQPPEDEPAPPGFSKQDILADEQAEVDSMRAWVEQSGYATVPAWVGPVRVVETPPFLRRVIPGIAMEGAAPLDSVPVGYMYIPPLPDRLDSAQRIRYYNAGRRHGYRGGIVHEGLPGHHLQISIANHNPSFIRKLQSNTCLIEGWALYCEQMVVEQGLYPPDSFPALRWLGGVKFRAARIIVDAGLHTGRMSYDDAWRFMVAKLGPDTAFFKAEVRRYCLSPSQPMSYLVGKTQLLALREAYRRKMGDRFSLKDFHDRVLTEGSIPVSLIRRKLLSE